A stretch of DNA from Coccidioides posadasii str. Silveira chromosome 1, complete sequence:
TATACGGCAGGGAGACAACAGCCCTGAATTTCTCATTGCATTTGCTGAGTAGATCGTACTCCTCACGATGCAGCTGCTCGCGTGCTTCAAACAGCCACTTCAGCTGTGTCAGTTTTTCGAGTAACTCGGGTCGCTCATCGCCTTCCTCCTGTGTCTGATTTGGACTTTCATCGTTGGTAGAATCGAATAGCTTCTCTTGAAGCTCGTTCAGACAGGCACTAACTGCGCCTATTCGGTCTTTAAGGACGCTCTGCATCGGCCGAAGAACCTCCTCTTGGTACGAATCGAATTCCTTCTGGGCTAACTTTTTCTCCgcttcattctcttttgcCTTCCGTCCGGCCTCTGCGTCGGCAGCGTCGGCATAGGAGATAGTGCCCTCTTCAATCGCTTGGTTAACCCGGAACCTGAAGTCTTGGCGCTCTTCTTTCACCTTCCTCTGATGATCCTCTCGGAGCTTTTGGAACTTCGTTTCATGGTTTTGATAAGCTTCGCGTAATTCAGAAAGTTCGGTCACGGACCTGACGGTCGTTCGATAAAATCCAAGGTCCGGGTGGTTATTGTTCACACCGGGATAATGCCGTGGGTAGGGTGGCGGCAAGGTAATAAGCCTAGATATATCCAATTTTTGCGCCTCGCGACTTAGAGATAGCTGGCGGATCGGACCTTGGGCACCGGCTGAGTCCTCATGCCACCCAACCTTCTCGGGGGGATATTCATTCGGCCCGTAGCTTAAGAATGGATTGTTCGTGTACCCTGTTGAATTGTCCACAATTGGCGATGTGCAATAGTTCTGCTCCATAACTTCGCGCAACGGGAGACCCATGTATTtactctctctttttgaaCGACGCACGCCTTGGCCATTTCCGCCGCTATCGGAACCTGTCTGGGATTCCCACCATCGACTTGCTGGCCTGCCTCGGGAACCCTGCTCGTCATTGCTGATGCTCATGCTCGCTATCGTTGATAATGCCGGTTTATAATTGTTCCAAAGTCCGGGTTCACGGCGACCAGTGCTCAAAGGTGGTAACTGGGGAACGGTGGTCTCATCGTCACTGTGAGTTTGCGGTGTAAATAACTGCTCTTCGATGTTCTTGACATTAAAAGACCCATTCTTCCACACCGATGCGTAGCGTTGCCGTCTGATGCGTGACTCTGAAATAATGAAATCACAAAAGATATCCAGAGCTTCCGAGTCGTTGTGTGCGTCGATTTCCTTTTCAATAAATTCACGATAGCGGCTCTCTGCGTTGCGAAGAAACGTCTCGTCCCGGCGACCGGATAACGGAGGCGTGAAAATTGGGTTGACTGCTCTAATTGGAACCAGCGGCCTGTCTGATGGAGACTCATCCACAGGTAGGTGAAGAAGATGGGAAACCGGTCTTCCCCGGTCATTTACTAGAGGAGTCAACCCAGTCATGGCTTCTGGATCTTTTGCTTCTTGCGTAGGAGGGGTGTGTAGAGCATTTGGTGGCACTTTGCGCCCGCCCTCAGTTAGTGGGGTTGAAGAACGCGGTGCTATTGCAGGTGCGAACGTAGGGGTATGAGACGGTTCAGACGCCTGCAAGGCCCTGGGAGTGGAGAACGAAGAGCTTGGAGAACTCCTTTTACTGAATGGACTGTTGGGGAATCCGCCACTATCCTGTCCACCAGACGGAAGGCTACGTGCGCTGCGGGGTGTTGCTCTGGTTACTGTTCGACGACGAACAAGACCTGGGCCTCTCGAGTTTCCCAAAATAAGGTCTGACGGCCAGGAGGTATGGGACTCTTCGGTTCCAGCAGTGTCACCTTGATTATCCGCCTCCCTGCCGCTCCTACTCTCAATACGCCTCTCTCTTAACTCTTTGGAAGTTGCAATTCTAGGAGATGCCATCCGACCATTTCCTCCAGAGGTCGGTCTCGCTGGTCCAGGCGCTTCTAATGACACGTGAGATGACGATTGTTGTTTGTTTTCAGGGCCCGTAGCGAGCGTGGGTTGCTGATTGGCATTGTGTGGGCTTGTAATTCTCGAATCTGGCCTTGAGCTATCAGCCGACCATCCTGCAGGAGTGGGAGGAACAGAGCCAAGAGCGGTCCCCGTAGATGGAGGTCGTGGTCTGTTGCGAGGGGCGGCGCCCATAGTTGGTCCTGGAGGTTCGAGAGAAGATTGTCGGACTCTGGGAGATGCTCCAGGCGGGGGACCTGGAGGCGGGGGAGGTAACGGCATTCCCGGCTCCCATCTTCCTGACCTAGACGCTGCCAGGCCATCGTGACTAAGCGTCAATCGAGAGGACGGATTAATATCGCCGGTTGACGCAGCCCTTCTGGCCGCAGGCGGCACTAGTCTCGGGGCCTGCGACTCGGGGTATGCGTCTGGGGATATTCTACCAGGCGAAATGACAGAAGAATGCGCGTTGGTGTGAGTAGAAGGGCCTGCGAAAGCGTTCGATGTGGAGGTATCAGGACGCAGTTGCAACTGGACATTACCACCTCCTTGAATAGAAGATTGGTAGAGAGAATGCGGTGCGTTTTGTCCGTCTAAACCGCCGGTGTTGACCATGGAAGCAGGTCTTGGACGTGGAGAAGAATACTGGTTGATTGAGCTTGACCCCGACGCGCGAGCCATCGACGAGAATTCCTGCTGGTGGGCCATCGGAGGAGAAAGCGCATTATTTTGTGGTGACATCGCCAGGTGGGGAGACTGGGAGCTGGCGAGATTTTGCGACCGTGGAGGGGAGTAAGGAGGAGGCGGTGAGGCAGCATCTAGGGGGGATATTAGCGTAAAGGGTTGATAGAAacttttcctcctttttgGGAGAAGAGTCAACCAACCAGTCCTATTAACATGGCCACGATGTGTTCCAGTATTCCCCGGCGTAATGACTCCTATCCCAACGGTTGGCGACGGGACTGGGGCTATTGGACCCCATTCCTGGGGGTTGTAAGCAGTGGTGTAAGGCGTCGGCCTCGCGCTCATCGGCGTATTCAACCCGCTGAGGGGAGTAGAGGAGAAGAACGGAGAATTCATCGTCGTCGGCGTTGGAAGATAGCCGCCGCCGCTCGCGGGCACACCAAGACTCTGAAACTGCAGTCCACTCAAGGACGTTACAAGAGCGGGAGGCTGGGCGACATTGCCTCGACGCAGCGGCGAGCTCGCACCCAGCAAAGCGCCTCGACGCCCTTGAAAATCAGGGACGCCCGACTGTTCTAAGGTGCCAGTCCCGGGAGACAACGGGCTGGCGAGGCAGGTTAATCAGTAACTGTCTCTCTTCCCCGACACGGAGAGGTGAAGGAAGAATGTGAGAGAAGCGTGAAAGAAGCGGAGAGAAGGgaagtaatacttattcATAGCCGCCAGCACGCGAACAGGGTTGAGAAGCGGTCAGGATAGTGCGCAGCCATGCAATAACGGAGGGACAGCATC
This window harbors:
- a CDS encoding uncharacterized protein (EggNog:ENOG410PKGC~COG:S~BUSCO:1183at33183) — its product is MNSPFFSSTPLSGLNTPMSARPTPYTTAYNPQEWGPIAPVPSPTVGIGVITPGNTGTHRGHVNRTDAASPPPPYSPPRSQNLASSQSPHLAMSPQNNALSPPMAHQQEFSSMARASGSSSINQYSSPRPRPASMVNTGGLDGQNAPHSLYQSSIQGGGNVQLQLRPDTSTSNAFAGPSTHTNAHSSVISPGRISPDAYPESQAPRLVPPAARRAASTGDINPSSRLTLSHDGLAASRSGRWEPGMPLPPPPPGPPPGASPRVRQSSLEPPGPTMGAAPRNRPRPPSTGTALGSVPPTPAGWSADSSRPDSRITSPHNANQQPTLATGPENKQQSSSHVSLEAPGPARPTSGGNGRMASPRIATSKELRERRIESRSGREADNQGDTAGTEESHTSWPSDLILGNSRGPGLVRRRTVTRATPRSARSLPSGGQDSGGFPNSPFSKRSSPSSSFSTPRALQASEPSHTPTFAPAIAPRSSTPLTEGGRKVPPNALHTPPTQEAKDPEAMTGLTPLVNDRGRPVSHLLHLPVDESPSDRPLVPIRAVNPIFTPPLSGRRDETFLRNAESRYREFIEKEIDAHNDSEALDIFCDFIISESRIRRQRYASVWKNGSFNVKNIEEQLFTPQTHSDDETTVPQLPPLSTGRREPGLWNNYKPALSTIASMSISNDEQGSRGRPASRWWESQTGSDSGGNGQGVRRSKRESKYMGLPLREVMEQNYCTSPIVDNSTGYTNNPFLSYGPNEYPPEKVGWHEDSAGAQGPIRQLSLSREAQKLDISRLITLPPPYPRHYPGVNNNHPDLGFYRTTVRSVTELSELREAYQNHETKFQKLREDHQRKVKEERQDFRFRVNQAIEEGTISYADAADAEAGRKAKENEAEKKLAQKEFDSYQEEVLRPMQSVLKDRIGAVSACLNELQEKLFDSTNDESPNQTQEEGDERPELLEKLTQLKWLFEAREQLHREEYDLLSKCNEKFRAVVSLPYKQSNNREKLKETDNFFIQDGQNREATFASETLQRFENFMSVIEANVSRGVETQLGAFWDIAPSLLALVQKIPDDLGGFSVKIPQKEYKENPSYYQYPLQYLYTLVSHAEKATYQFIESQTNLLCLLHEVKSGLVSSNCKSMEIQRINSGEPAEIVTSEMQESLAEEERILTADLKEKVGMVEGQWQEALGSQLENVKGRVQKWLEEEGGWEGILQMEEA